tccatggactcaacattagtcataaagaactcacatacttattgcaaaaatctacaagtcatcaaaaaccaagcattacgcgcatgctcctagggggatagattggtaggaaaagaccaccgctcgtccccgaccgccactcataaggaggacaatcaaagaacacctcatgtttcaaatctgttacataacgtttaccatacgtgcatgctacgggacttgcaaacttcaacacaagcatttctcaaattcacaactactcaactagcacgactttgatattattacctccatatctcaaaacaatcatcaagcatcaaacttctcttagtattcaacacactcataagaaagtttttactaatcttgaatacctagcatattaggattatttaagcaaattaccatgctatttaagactctcaaaataatctaagtgaagcatgagagatcaatagtttctataaaacaaatccaccaccgtgctctaaaagatataagtgaagtactagagcaaaactatataactcaaaagatataagtgaagcacatagagtattctaataatttcaaAATCaagtatggctctctcaaaagttgtgtacagcaaggatgattgtggtaaactaaaaagcaaagactcaaatcatacaagacgttccaagcaaaacacatatcatgtggtgaataaaaatatagctccaagtaaagttaccgatggaagtagacaaaagaggggatgccttccggggcatccccaaactttggctttttggtgtccttagattatcttgggggtgccatgggcatccccaagcttaggctctttccactccttgttccataatccatcaaaatctttcacccaaaacttgaaaacttcacaacacaaaacttaacagaaaatctcgtgagctccgttagcgaaagaaaacaaaagaccacttcaaggtactgtaatgaactcattctttatttatattggtgttaaacctactgtattccaacttctctatggtttataaactattttactagccatagattcatcaaaataagcaaacaacacacgaaaaacagaatctgtcaaaaacagaacagtctgtagtaatctgtaactaacgcaaacttctggaactccaaaaaatcagccaaaataggaagacctagtaaatttgtttattgatcagcagcaattgtaatcagtattttatcacgttctggtgatttttaacaattgttttcatgaacagaaagtttctggaaatttctgcaagatcaaataactatcatccaagaagatcctataggtttaacttggcacaaacactaattaaatcattaaaacacatctaaccagaggctagatcaaagatttattcatAAACAGAAtcaaaagcaaaaaaactaaaaataaaattgggttgcctcccaacaagcgctatcgtttaacgcccctagctaggcataaaagcaaggatagatctaggtattgccatctttggtaggcaatccataagtggctctcatgatagattcatatggtaattttattttcttcctagggaagtgttccatgcctttctttaatggaaattggaatctaatattcccttccttcatatcaataattgcaccaatcgttctaaggaaaggtctaccaagaataataggacatgaaggattgcaatctatatcaagaacgataaaatctatgggcacataattcctatttgcaacaataagaacatcattaattcttcccataggtttcttaatagtggaatccgcaaggtgcaagtttagagagcaatcatcaaaatcacgaaaatctagcaaatcgcacaaagttttgggaatagtggaaacactagcacccaaatcacataaagcatagaactcatgatccttaatcttaatttaatagttggttcccactcatcataaagttttctagggatagaaacttccaactcaagcttttcttcataagattgcatcaaggcatcaacgatatgtttagtaaacgctttattttgactataagcatgaggagaatttagcacggattgcaacaaggaaatacaatcaatcaaagagcaattttcataattaaattccttgaaatccaaaatagttgGTTTATTagcatctagggttttgatttcttcaatcccacttttatcaaatttagcatcaagatctaaaaactccgattttttggaacgccttctaggtaaaggtggatcatattcagtcccatcattatcaagattcatattgcaaaacaaagatttaataggggacacaccaataacttttagatcttcatctttattttcatagaaatccggtttagcggccatcttattaactaaggtagcctgctcatccgatatttcagctatcaatttttcaagacgagcaatttgggatctcaaaccatcaaattctttagacatatcatggagctctttattcatataactcataaagcttttttgttccttaagctcgtttctgaagaaattattatgttcaaattgcaaaaccataaaactcctgacattgctttcgatctcttctaaccttttaaggtgaagatcaccaaatctaggtaacgccatcatgacaaacaagcaatccaacacacgagcaaacaaaaaacAAGCGAAAacgaggcgaacgaaaaagagaaggcgaataaaacggcaagggtgaagtgggggagaggaaaacaagaggcaaatggcgaataatgtaatgcgggagataagggattgtgatgggtacttggtatgttgacttttgcgtagacctccccggcaacggcgccagaaatccttcttgccacctcttgagcactgcgttggttttcccttgaagaggaaagggtgatgcaacaaagtagcgtaagtatttccctcagtttttgagaaccaaggtatcaatccagtaggaggctacgcgcgagtccctcgcacctacacaaaacaaataaatcctcgcaaccaacacgataaggggttgtcaatcccttcacggtcacttacgagagtgagatctgatagatatgataggataatatttttggtatttttgtgataaagatgcaaagtaaaaaaacgaagtaaaaagcaaagtaaaaagcaaaggaaataaccaagtgttggaagattaatatgatgaagatggacccgggggccataggtttcactagtggcttatctcaagagcataagtattttacggtgggtgaacgaattactgttgagcaattgacagaattgagcatagttatgagaatatctaggtatgatcatgtatataggcatcacgtccgagacaagtaaaccgactcctgcctgcatctactactattactccactcatcgaccgctatccagcatgcatctagagtattaagttcataagaacagagtaacgccttaaggaagatgacatgatgtagagggataaattcatgcaatatgataaaaaccccatcttgttatcctcgatggcaacaatacaatacgtgccttgctgcccctactgtcactgggaaaggacaccgtaagattgaacccaaagctaagcacttctcccattgcaagaaagatcaatctagtaggccaaaccaaactgataattcgaagagacttgcaaagataaccaatcatacataaaagaattcagagaagattcaaatattgttcatagataaacttgatcataaacccacaattcatcggtctcaacaaacacaccgcaaaaagaagattacatcaagtagatctccacgagagagggggagaacattgtattgagatccaaaaagagagaagaagccatctagctaataactatggacccgaaggtctgaggtaaactacacacacttcatcggagaggctatggtgttgatgtagaagccctccgtgatggatgccccctccggcggagctccggaacaggccccaagatgggatctcgtgggtacagaaggttgcggcggtggaattaggttcttggctccgtatctgatcgtttgggggtacgtaggtatatataggaggaagaagtacgtcggtggagcaacagggggcccacgagggtggagggcgcgccctggggggtaggcgcgcccccctacctcgtggcctcctggaagcttctcttacgtagggtccaagtctcctagatcgtgttcgttccaaaaatcacgctcccgaaggtttaattccgtttggactccgtttgatattctttttctgcgaatctctgaaataggcaaaaaacagcaattctgggctgggcctctggttaataggttagtcccaaaaataatataaaagtggataataaagcccaatattgtccaaaatagtagataatatagcatggagcaatcaaaaattatagatacgttggagacgtatcaaacactTGCTGCTATTGAATCTTCCCCTGCAATCTGATGGTTTGCGGGGCTACTGTACCTTGCGTCGCAACTCTTGAGATGGTGTGGCACTCACTTTCTGAGTCTGATCGCTCTTCGCTGGTTGGTAGGCCTGAGAAACCCAGCACATCGAACATCTCTTGGACAACATGGAGTTGAACTGTTGTTGCGCATTTGTGCTCTCTGCCCCACTTCTCTCCACAGAGATAACATAGCCCCTTGGCCCGACGATAGGCCTTGAGCGCGGAGAGGCGATCTTCGACCGTGTTTCCGCTCCGGGAACTGTCTGTCGTTGCCCCGCGGCGGTCGTCCGTGGCTGTTGTTGCCGCGGGAGGTGGTCGCCCAGGAGGTGCAGGAAGGGGCATGGCCCCCCGGAGACGGGAGCGGATGCTCTGCCCACCACCTGAGCCCCCTTCCCAGCGCCGAGGCTCGCGCCGCTTGGAAATCTCCAGTGCCTCTTCCTGTAAGAAAGCGAGAGAAACAACAGTGTTGAGGTCTTTTGGATTATGCACTAAAACAACAACACGAATCTCATCTCTAAGCCCATCGACATAACGAGATGGGAACAGAGCATGATCCCAGGTAGTGCTATATGCAAGCAAGGAATGCATAATCTCGGTGAATCTAGCAGTATAGTCTGACACTGAGTCTGTCTGCCGCAAATGAAATAACTGACGCGACAGGCCACTGAACTCGTTCCTCTCGAACTGTCCATAGACCACAGAGCAAAAAAATTCCCACTCCATATGGCGCAAGTCGAACTCATTGTTCTCTAGCCATACCATGGTTGCCCCTGTGAAATGCATGGCAGCAGTATCTACCTAAAACTCCGGGTCTACGTGAAACACCCTGAAATACGACTCGCAATTGCGCTTCCAACTGTGTGGCCGTTCTCCCCAGAACAGAGGAAAATCCATCTTAGGCATAGGAAGGATAGATGAGCAATGCTGAAACGAGCTGCCCGATCGGGATGAACCACGCACAGGTGAACGCCCTAAAGGCCTCGATCAATTATCAGCCTGGCGGGGACTCTCCAAAGAGCGAGGACAGGGGCGTGGAAACGTACCCGTGGCCGGAGGCGGGAGTAGGGTGGTAACAACCCCAGAGCCACCCCCCGGTGAAGCAGATCGATGCGGTGGCCATCGGGCCCTTGAGAGCTGCTGCCGCCATTGGGGAACGGCGCGCTGCTTGGCCTTGGAAGAATCAGAGGGAGGTCCGACGGCTTGAGGGCGAGGACCGGGTTGCGCGCGATGAGGTCGATCTCCTGGCGTACTCCTCCAAGCTCTTGCCGCAGATCCGCGACGGACTGCTCCTGATGTGGCTTCCACGTCGCCAAATCCGCCACCACCGGGCGGATCTCGGCGAAGAGGGTGTGGGAAGCCGATGCCGCCTTCATGATCGACTCATTCTGCTCCTGGATCGCCTTAAGTGCCGCCGACAACTCCTCTACCTTCTGTCCATCTCTCCCGCCTGCCGCTGTTGCCGGGTGGTGTAGGTGGGTTTCTGTAGGTAATCCGGAAGCTCTGATACCATATGTCACAACCCTCTTACTCAATTCAAGCGATCATGGTGAATTACAAGAGAATCCAGCTAGGGTTTGCGAGGGGAGAAAGGGG
The sequence above is a segment of the Aegilops tauschii subsp. strangulata cultivar AL8/78 chromosome 6, Aet v6.0, whole genome shotgun sequence genome. Coding sequences within it:
- the LOC109781728 gene encoding uncharacterized protein, producing the protein MKAASASHTLFAEIRPVVADLATWKPHQEQSVADLRQELGGVRQEIDLIARNPVLALKPSDLPLILPRPSSAPFPNGGSSSQGPDGHRIDLLHRGVALGLLPPYSRLRPREEALEISKRREPRRWEGGSGGGQSIRSRLRGAMPLPAPPGRPPPAATTATDDRRGATTDSSRSGNTVEDRLSALKAYRRAKGLCYLCGEKWGREHKCATTVQLHVVQEMFDVLGFSGLPTSEERSDSESECHTISRVATQGTVAPQTIRLQGKIQ